One Alnus glutinosa chromosome 3, dhAlnGlut1.1, whole genome shotgun sequence genomic region harbors:
- the LOC133864762 gene encoding agamous-like MADS-box protein MADS3 produces MGRGRVELKRIENKINRQVTFSKRRNGLLKKAHELSVLCDAEIAVIIFSSRGKLYHFGSCNAGINKTIERYQGCRIDPHDNSTEHETSQIWYQEISKLKTKYESLQRTQRHLLGEDLGPLSVKELQTLEKQLEGSLQLARQRKTQVMIEQMDDLRKKERQLGDLNQQLKTKLEAEGYTLKAIQNLWSSSSAAGNSHFHVHPSQTNPMEYQLPEPILQIGYNHYDPSEGSSAAKNMAGGDHNFIPGWALSTPFKF; encoded by the exons atgggGAGGGGGAGAGTTGAGCTGAAGAGGATAGAGAACAAGATCAACCGCCAAGTTACTTTCTCAAAGAGGAGGAATGGTTTGCTCAAGAAAGCTCATGAGCTTTCTGTGCTTTGTGATGCTGAGATTGCTGTCATCATTTTCTCTAGCCGTGGCAAGCTTTATCACTTTGGAAGCTGCAACGCGGG AATAAACAAAACAATAGAGCGATACCAGGGTTGTCGCATCGATCCTCACGACAACAGCACTGAACATGAAACGTCACAG ATCTGGTACCAGGAGATATCAAAACTAAAGACTAAATATGAATCTCTTCAGCGAACTCAAAG ACATTTGCTTGGAGAAGATCTTGGACCATTGAGCGTGAAAGAGTTGCAAACCCTTGAGAAACAGCTTGAAGGATCTCTGCAACTTGCTAGGCAAAGGAAG ACACAAGTTATGATAGAACAAATGGACGATCTTCGCAAAAAG GAGCGACAGCTTGGAGACCTCAATCAGCAGCTTAAGACCAAG CTCGAGGCGGAAGGATACACTCTGAAGGCAATCCAAAACTTATGGAGCTCTAGCTCTGCAGCTGGAAATAGCCATTTTCATGTTCATCCTTCTCAAACCAACCCCATGGAGTACCAATTACCCGAGCCTATCTTACAAATAGG GTACAATCACTATGATCCATCTGAGGGATCGTCTGCTGCAAAGAACATGGCTGGTGGTGATCATAACTTCATCCCAGGATGGGCTCTTTCAACacccttcaaattttaa
- the LOC133862479 gene encoding probable fructokinase-7, translating to MYKLKGLSTTSSKVSSKPQAVDKNGGTQERKLLIVCFGEMLIDFVPTVGGVSLAEAPGFKKAAGGAPANVAVQIARLGGSAAFIGKVGQDEFGYMLADILKQNNVDSSGMRFDPHARTALAFVTLKNDGEREFMFYRNPSADMLLHKNEVDGNLIKKASIFHYGSISLIEEPCRSAHLAAMDIAKKSGCILSYDPNLRLPLWPSAEAARKGIMSIWNQSDIIKINEEETAFLTGGDDPYDDDVVLKKLFHPNLMLLLITEGPEGCRYYTKDFKGKVAGFKVDAVDTTGAGDSFVGGILNILASDPNLYKDEKQLREALQFANACGSITVTERGAIPALPSKEAALQILSKVST from the exons ATGTATAAATTGAAAG GTTTGTCTACAACTTCTTCAAAGGTTTCATCTAAACCACAAGCTGTTGATAAAAATGGAGGGACCCAGGAGAGAAAACTGCTGATTGTTTGTTTTGGGGAGATGTTGATTGATTTTGTGCCGACTGTTGGTGGAGTTTCCCTAGCAGAAGCACCTGGTTTTAAGAAAGCTGCCGGTGGAGCTCCTGCTAACGTTGCTGTTCAGATAGCAAGACTAGGAGGCTCAGCAGCTTTTATTGGCAAG GTAGGTCAAGATGAGTTTGGCTACATGTTGGCTGACATTCTGAAACAAAATAATGTTGACAGTTCTGGCATGCGTTTCGACCCACATGCAAGGACAGCACTGGCATTTGTTACTCTGAAAAATGATGGCGAGCGTGAATTCATGTTTTATCGCAATCCAAGTGCTGATATGCTTCTTCACAAAAACGAAGTTGATGGAAACCTAATTAAGAAG GCAAGCATATTTCATTATGGATCAATTAGTTTGATTGAGGAACCTTGTAGGTCTGCTCATCTTGCTGCCATGGATATTGCTAAGAAGTCTGGTTGTATTCTATCTTATGACCCAAATTTGAGGCTGCCACTCTGGCCATCTGCAGAGGCTGCTCGAAAAGGAATTATGAGCATATGGAACCAATCTGACATTATAAAG ATAAATGAGGAAGAAACTGCATTCTTGACTGGAGGTGATGATCCTTATGACGATGATGTGGTACTGAAGAAGCTTTTCCACCCAAATCTTATGCTTTTGCTTATAACTGAAGGGCCAGAAGGGTGCAGATATTATACAAAG GATTTCAAGGGCAAGGTTGCTGGTTTTAAAGTTGATGCTGTCGATACGACTGGTGCAGGAGATTCTTTTGTCGGTGGAATCTTGAACATTTTGGCTTCAGATCCAAATCTGTATAAG GATGAAAAGCAGTTGAGAGAGGCTCTCCAGTTTGCAAATGCCTGTGGTTCTATCACAGTGACAGAGAGAGGAGCTATACCTGCACTGCCCTCTAAAGAAGCCGCTCTCCAAATTCTATCAAAAGTCTCAACTTGA